In Papaver somniferum cultivar HN1 chromosome 1, ASM357369v1, whole genome shotgun sequence, a genomic segment contains:
- the LOC113339696 gene encoding uncharacterized protein LOC113339696: MDSNSKEVSQTTTTTSQSEKKKKKKKSLCYHIVVLVIGCIFFTFLFSLLSFFIIFTAGFVSVLIDNFSIPTTTTPSSSLSTQCKIVSTGVDLRSSKVCELGLLNYKAKYVFDPLDKTRFRCRYDYYWATIFEIEYREHSSGEIRSVLVEAPKEALPLDCRPSFGTAWLTKDKFKVNETYKCKYTPGISDVDIFPDNLFNCQAKDPSTFDMIRSYSSLSMKIIGFWFTSKRRTKRAIQSAVSGIITGMATSVTVLILVSVLQRSKSRVAKILDSRNLHLSVYGVYLKRVFFVVVYFWCMGWLTIQYSKMLGLPGLFGSS, encoded by the exons ATGGATTCAAATTCCAAGGAGGTTTctcaaaccaccaccaccactagtcaatctgagaagaagaagaagaagaagaagagtctgTGTTATCACATAGTAGTATTAGTAATAGGTTGTATCTTCTTCACTTTCTTATTCTCTCTACTttctttcttcatcatcttcactgctgGTTTTGTCTCAGTTTTAATTGATAATTTCTCAATTCCAACAACAactactccttcttcttcactCTCAACTCAATGCAAGATTGTCTCTACAG GTGTGGATCTTAGGTCGTCCAAGGTGTGTGAACTAGGACTGCTGAATTATAAAGCCAAGTATGTGTTTGACCCGCTTGACAAAACAAGGTTTCGATGCCGTTACGATTATTATTGGGCTACCATCTTTGAG ATTGAATACAGGGAACATTCTTCAGGTGAAATACGAAGTGTGTTAGTAGAAGCACCAAAGGAGGCCCTTCCTCTTGATTGTAGGCCTAGTTTTGGCACGGCATGGCTGACCAAAGACAAGTTTAAA GTGAATGAAACTTACAAGTGTAAGTACACACCTGGCATTTCCGATGTGGATATCTTTCCTGACAATCTGTTCAATTGTCAAGCTAAAGACCCCTCTACGTTTGACATGATTCGAAGTTATTCCTCTCT CTCAATGAAGATCATAGGTTTCTGGTTCACCAGCAAGAGGAGAACTAAGCGCGCAATTCAATCAGCAGTATCTGGAATCATCACTGGAATGGCTACTTCAGTGACTGTACTCATTCTGGTTAGTGTGCTACAAAGATCGAAGTCAAGGGTGGCTAAAATTCTGGATTCAAGAAATCTCCATCTTTCTGTGTATGGGGTATATTTGAAGagagttttttttgttgttgtatacTTCTGGTGCATGGGTTGGTTGACCATCCAATATAGTAAGATGCTTGGCCTCCCTGGTCTCTTTGGCAGTTCTTAG
- the LOC113322369 gene encoding uncharacterized protein LOC113322369 isoform X1, whose amino-acid sequence MKNRLLGMPKRVLVYFLKKLDSRLDNLDEEFTFFRRTQLHIAVLSNDINFARKILYLEPDLASKKDNRGWTPLHLASARASLEMVELLLMARRDVCTVQDNDQRTPLHLAVMNNRVEIMEVLTEEDLPKVINLNNDQNGETILHFCVKSNSSIETLELLADKLDLARASDPDILINSKDNDGKTVLQLAAETGNIEMVQYLLESSNLKLEITEADFDEAMNALTPKNTIDLQFKFLKYAGCTQSKKHNSNTLSRCGDKIERRKERVNALLVVATLIAGIAFQAAMNPPGGVWQDDSIVNSNTKPVIFGYYLNQMFSSTMSGGLREYLIRHSEGKQYSNIQNFVDALMLNYGSILSTQYKGLVLEDSGFTDVVSNYNNSDGKGGNSFPYLIRYAGYPILGYTYPDIYMNYMVTNGIALFMSLTIIFLVICGFMIKIPVAQARVLVFLMCISIGCIAFAYLSVLAAMMPGFYTEAEHTFIKVQVFLGVCCILGVGSFIWTLVLKIVKLRKRKRHPHIGLMNYLKQIFYSMDAKDAGKLILFVVSYFGFRFHGYVCYGVWSYINHFWY is encoded by the exons ATGAAAAATAGGCTATTAGGAATGCCAAAGAGAGTTCTTGTTTACTTCCTAAAGAAATTAGATTCACGTCTTGATAATCTTGATGAGGAATTTACTTTTTTCAGGAGAACTCAATTACACATTGCAGTTTTGTCTAATGACATAAATTTTGCAAGAAAAATTCTATATTTGGAACCTGATCTTGCATCAAAAAAAGACAACAGAGGATGGACTCCCCTTCACCTTGCTTCAGCAAGAGCAAGTCTTGAGATGGTGGAATTATTGCTGATGGCCAGACGTGATGTTTGTACAGTTCAAGATAACGATCAAAGGACACCTCTACATCTAGCAGTAATGAACAATCGAGTGGAGATCATGGAAGTACTAACAGAAGAGGATTTGCCCAAAGTAATTAACCTAAACAATGATCAAAATGGTGAGACAATACTACATTTCTGTGTTAAAAGTAACAGTAGTATTGAGACCCTCGAGCTATTGGCAGACAAGTTGGATCTTGCAAGGGCTTCAGATCCAGATATTCTTATCAACTCCAAGGACAATGATGGCAAAACAGTCTTACAACTTGCTGCGGAAACTGGAAATATTGAG ATGGTGCAATACTTACTGGAAAGTAGTAATTTAAAACTTGAAATAACTGAGGCCGACTTTGATGAAGCCATGAATGCTTTAACACCAAAAAATACGATTGATCTACAATTCAAGTTTCTCAAGTACGCTGGATGTACACAGAGTAAGAAGCATAATAGTAACACTCTTTCTAGATGTGGTGATAAGATTGAAAGGAGGAAAGAGAGGGTTAACGCATTATTGGTGGTGGCAACATTGATAGCAGGAATTGCCTTTCAAGCTGCAATGAACCCACCTGGAGGAGTTTGGCAAGATGATTCCATAGTTAACTCTAATACTAAGCCCGTTATATTTGGTTATTATCTTAATCAAATGTTTAGCTCCACTATGTCTGGCGGGTTGAGAGAGTACCTAATCCGACATTCTGAAGGGAAACAATATTCTAACATTCAAAACTTCGTGGATGCTCTTATGTTGAATTATGGCAGTATATTGTCTACGCAATATAAAGGGTTAGTTTTGGAAGATTCTGGGTTTACTGATGTTGTTTCAAACTACAACAACAGTGATGGCAAAGGTGGTAATTCGTTCCCCTATCTAATACGTTATGCTGGATACCCTATATTAGGTTATACATACCCAGACATCTACATGAATTACATGGTTACTAATGGGATTGCTCTTTTTATGTCCCTAACGATAATATTTTTAGTCATATGTGGGTTTATGATCAAAATACCGGTCGCCCAAGCTCGAGTTCTTGTTTTCTTAATGTGCATTTCAATCGGATGTATTGCCTTTGCTTATTTGTCGGTATTAGCAGCTATGATGCCAGGTTTTTATACGGAAGCAGAACACACCTTTATAAAAGTTCAAGTATTCTTGGGAGTTTGCTGCATTCTGGGAGTTGGGTCCTTCATTTGGACTTTGGTATTGAAGATAGTTAAGCTACGAAAGAGAAAGAGGCACCCGCACATTGGACTTATGAATTACCTCAAACAAATCTTCTACAGTATGGACGCAAAGGATGCAGGAAAACTGATTTTATTTGTTGTTAGTTACTTTGGTTTTCGTTTTCATGGATATGTTTGTTATGGTGTTTGGTCCTATATCAACCACTTCTGGTATTAA
- the LOC113322369 gene encoding ankyrin repeat-containing protein BDA1-like isoform X2 produces MKNRLLGMPKRVLVYFLKKLDSRLDNLDEEFTFFRRTQLHIAVLSNDINFARKILYLEPDLASKKDNRGWTPLHLASARASLEMVELLLMARRDVCTVQDNDQRTPLHLAVMNNRVEIMEVLTEEDLPKVINLNNDQNGETILHFCVKSNSSIETLELLADKLDLARASDPDILINSKDNDGKTVLQLAAETGNIEMVQYLLESSNLKLEITEADFDEAMNALTPKNTIDLQFKFLKYAGCTQSKKHNSNTLSRCGDKIERRKERVNALLVVATLIAGIAFQAAMNPPGGVWQDDSIVNSNTKPVIFGYYLNQMFSSTMSGGLREYLIRHSEGKQYSNIQNFVDALMLNYGSILSTQYKGLVLEDSGFTDVVSNYNNSDGKAMMPGFYTEAEHTFIKVQVFLGVCCILGVGSFIWTLVLKIVKLRKRKRHPHIGLMNYLKQIFYSMDAKDAGKLILFVVSYFGFRFHGYVCYGVWSYINHFWY; encoded by the exons ATGAAAAATAGGCTATTAGGAATGCCAAAGAGAGTTCTTGTTTACTTCCTAAAGAAATTAGATTCACGTCTTGATAATCTTGATGAGGAATTTACTTTTTTCAGGAGAACTCAATTACACATTGCAGTTTTGTCTAATGACATAAATTTTGCAAGAAAAATTCTATATTTGGAACCTGATCTTGCATCAAAAAAAGACAACAGAGGATGGACTCCCCTTCACCTTGCTTCAGCAAGAGCAAGTCTTGAGATGGTGGAATTATTGCTGATGGCCAGACGTGATGTTTGTACAGTTCAAGATAACGATCAAAGGACACCTCTACATCTAGCAGTAATGAACAATCGAGTGGAGATCATGGAAGTACTAACAGAAGAGGATTTGCCCAAAGTAATTAACCTAAACAATGATCAAAATGGTGAGACAATACTACATTTCTGTGTTAAAAGTAACAGTAGTATTGAGACCCTCGAGCTATTGGCAGACAAGTTGGATCTTGCAAGGGCTTCAGATCCAGATATTCTTATCAACTCCAAGGACAATGATGGCAAAACAGTCTTACAACTTGCTGCGGAAACTGGAAATATTGAG ATGGTGCAATACTTACTGGAAAGTAGTAATTTAAAACTTGAAATAACTGAGGCCGACTTTGATGAAGCCATGAATGCTTTAACACCAAAAAATACGATTGATCTACAATTCAAGTTTCTCAAGTACGCTGGATGTACACAGAGTAAGAAGCATAATAGTAACACTCTTTCTAGATGTGGTGATAAGATTGAAAGGAGGAAAGAGAGGGTTAACGCATTATTGGTGGTGGCAACATTGATAGCAGGAATTGCCTTTCAAGCTGCAATGAACCCACCTGGAGGAGTTTGGCAAGATGATTCCATAGTTAACTCTAATACTAAGCCCGTTATATTTGGTTATTATCTTAATCAAATGTTTAGCTCCACTATGTCTGGCGGGTTGAGAGAGTACCTAATCCGACATTCTGAAGGGAAACAATATTCTAACATTCAAAACTTCGTGGATGCTCTTATGTTGAATTATGGCAGTATATTGTCTACGCAATATAAAGGGTTAGTTTTGGAAGATTCTGGGTTTACTGATGTTGTTTCAAACTACAACAACAGTGATGGCAAAG CTATGATGCCAGGTTTTTATACGGAAGCAGAACACACCTTTATAAAAGTTCAAGTATTCTTGGGAGTTTGCTGCATTCTGGGAGTTGGGTCCTTCATTTGGACTTTGGTATTGAAGATAGTTAAGCTACGAAAGAGAAAGAGGCACCCGCACATTGGACTTATGAATTACCTCAAACAAATCTTCTACAGTATGGACGCAAAGGATGCAGGAAAACTGATTTTATTTGTTGTTAGTTACTTTGGTTTTCGTTTTCATGGATATGTTTGTTATGGTGTTTGGTCCTATATCAACCACTTCTGGTATTAA
- the LOC113322390 gene encoding ankyrin repeat-containing protein BDA1-like isoform X2 — protein MESLYKIWKQVFQVFSNEEDSRLNNLDQVFTSFCRSPLHIAVMCGDIDFSKRILSKRPDLALKEDRQGFTPLHLALARTNLQMVKLLLKAKPDACMVQEKDGKTPLHLAAMKDRAEIMKLLMEERPEAIHLKNNQNSETILHFCVKSNTNLTTLKLLVDRLVLAGTSTPNPIFIDSKDNDGNTVLHLLAEMGKIKSNNIRIDIDALNNKGLKALNLLSQVERNDLEIGYYNYFEQTKELTDGTITRYIQIYYADA, from the exons ATGGAGAGTTTATACAAAATATGGAAGCAAGTATTTCAAGTGTTCTCCAATGAAGAAGACTCGCGTCTTAATAATCTAGATCAAGTATTTACTAGTTTTTGTAGAAGTCCTTTACACATAGCAGTTATGTGTGGTGACATTGATTTTTCGAAAAGGATTCTTTCAAAGAGACCTGACCTTGCATTGAAAGAAGACAGACAAGGATTTACCCCACTTCACCTTGCTTTAGCGAGAACAAATCTTCAAATGGTGAAATTGTTGCTGAAGGCCAAACCCGATGCTTGTATGGTTCAAGAGAAAGATGGAAAAACACCTCTCCATCTAGCAGCAATGAAAGATCGAGCCGAGATCATGAAACTACTGATGGAAGAAAGACCAGAAGCTATTCACTTAAAGAACAATCAAAATAGTGAGACCATACTACACTTTTGTGTTAAAAGTAACACTAATTTGACGACTCTTAAGCTATTGGTAGACAGGTTGGTGCTTGCAGGGACTTCAACCCCAAATCCTATCTTTATCGACTCCAAGGACAATGATGGCAACACAGTTTTGCACCTACTTGCAGAAATGGGAAAAATTAAG AGTAATAATATAAGAATCGATATAGATGCCTTAAACAACAAGGGCCTGAAAGCCTTAAATCTGTTATCTCAAGTTGAGAGGAATGATCTAGAAATTGGGTATTATAATTACTTTGAACAGACCAAAGAGCTCACGGATGGAACTATTACGAGATATATCCAGATatattatgcagatgcataa
- the LOC113275130 gene encoding uncharacterized protein LOC113275130 → MWKQVEKMFSCGKDPRLNNLDDTYTSFCRSPLHIAVMSGDINFATEILSNRLDLALKQDSNGYTLLHLASVRTSLGMVRLLLKAEPGASMVQDEDRRTPLHLAAMKNHVEIIKELMDEGLPEAIHLRNHRNGETILHFCVKSNTNLKTLKLLVNNILHAAPLQDQNPNPVSINSTDNGGNTILHLAAKMGNMKITNYILLNSSVRIDINVVNNKRLKDLNMLSQAERNDLKFGYIRDYWLYPKILNLSHNTSNGGGKGGQYANVKDFVTALRDIKRSKMEYIYDMAKEGLVLEDFLLSDVSNYSNSGNSSNVGFFPYIILHAGYPILGYTWPTNYMFYLLTNGVAFFVSLTIIYLVICGFMMETSVIQVRILVVLMCISIGCIACGYLSILAAMLPEFYYNVPKVYLALAKIFGVCCLLGVGYFIWSLTWKIVKLRKRMRHRHIGVINYYLKAFFLGIEAKAAGKLILFIAGYSAFRVFAYLYYGDWSDVHPLLF, encoded by the exons ATGTGGAAACAAGTTGAGAAGATGTTCTCTTGCGGGAAAGACCCGCGGCTGAATAATCTAGATGATACATATACTAGTTTCTGTAGAAGTCCATTACACATAGCAGTTATGTCTGGTGACATCAATTTTGCAACAGAAATCTTATCTAACAGACTCGATCTTGCATTAAAACAAGACTCAAATGGATATACGCTACTTCACCTTGCTTCTGTGAGAACAAGTCTAGGGATGGTGAGATTGTTGCTCAAGGCCGAACCTGGTGCTTCTATGGTTCAAGACGAAGATAGAAGAACACCTCTACATCTAGCAGCTATGAAGAATCATGTGGAGATCATCAAAGAACTAATGGACGAAGGATTACCCGAAGCAATTCACCTAAGAAATCATCGAAATGGAGAGACCATATTACACTTTTGTGTAAAAAGTAATACCAATCTAAAGACTCTTAAGCTATTGGTAAACAATATATTACATGCAGCGCCACTTCAAGATCAAAATCCAAATCCTGTATCTATCAACTCCACGGACAACGGCGGCAACACCATCTTGCACCTTGCTGCGAAAATGGGGAACATGAAG ATCACAAACTATATATTGCTGAATAGCAGTGTAAGAATTGATATAAATGTCGTAAACAACAAGCGCCTCAAAGACTTGAATATGTTATCACAAGCTGAAAGGAACGATCTAAAATTTGG CTACATACGAGACTACTGGTTATATCCTAAAATACTTAATCTTAGCCATAATACTAGCAATGGAGGAGGAAAAGGGGGACAATATGCTAACGTTAAAGATTTTGTGACTGCTTTAAGGGATATAAAGCGTAGTAAAATGGAGTACATTTATGATATGGCAAAAGAAGGTTTAGTTTTGGAAGATTTTCTGCTTAGTGATGTTTCAAACTACAGCAACAGTGGAAATAGTAGCAATGTTGGGTTTTTCCCTTATATAATACTGCATGCTGGATACCCTATATTGGGGTATACGTGGCCAACCAACTACATGTTTTACTTGCTTACTAATGGAGTTGCGTTTTTTGTGTCTCTGACTATAATATATCTAGTCATATGTGGGTTTATGATGGAAACATCTGTTATCCAAGTTCGAATTCTTGTGGTGTTGATGTGCATTTCAATCGGATGCATTGCCTGTGGCTATCTGTCTATATTAGCAGCCATGTTACCGGAGTTCTATTATAATGTACCTAAAGTGTATCTTGCACTCGCAAAAATTTTTGGAGTCTGCTGCTTGTTGGGAGTTGGATACTTCATTTGGAGTTTGACATGGAAGATAGTTAAGCTACGAAAGAGAATGAGGCACCGCCACATTGGGGTTATTAATTACTACCTTAAGGCGTTCTTCCTCGGTATAGAAGCAAAGGCTGCAGGAAAACTGATTTTGTTCATTGCTGGTTACTCTGCTTTTCGTGTTTTTGCATATTTGTATTATGGTGATTGGTCCGATGTTCACCCACTTCTGTTTTAA
- the LOC113322390 gene encoding ankyrin repeat-containing protein BDA1-like isoform X1, which produces MESLYKIWKQVFQVFSNEEDSRLNNLDQVFTSFCRSPLHIAVMCGDIDFSKRILSKRPDLALKEDRQGFTPLHLALARTNLQMVKLLLKAKPDACMVQEKDGKTPLHLAAMKDRAEIMKLLMEERPEAIHLKNNQNSETILHFCVKSNTNLTTLKLLVDRLVLAGTSTPNPIFIDSKDNDGNTVLHLLAEMGKIKIVNYLLQSNNIRIDIDALNNKGLKALNLLSQVERNDLEIGYYNYFEQTKELTDGTITRYIQIYYADA; this is translated from the exons ATGGAGAGTTTATACAAAATATGGAAGCAAGTATTTCAAGTGTTCTCCAATGAAGAAGACTCGCGTCTTAATAATCTAGATCAAGTATTTACTAGTTTTTGTAGAAGTCCTTTACACATAGCAGTTATGTGTGGTGACATTGATTTTTCGAAAAGGATTCTTTCAAAGAGACCTGACCTTGCATTGAAAGAAGACAGACAAGGATTTACCCCACTTCACCTTGCTTTAGCGAGAACAAATCTTCAAATGGTGAAATTGTTGCTGAAGGCCAAACCCGATGCTTGTATGGTTCAAGAGAAAGATGGAAAAACACCTCTCCATCTAGCAGCAATGAAAGATCGAGCCGAGATCATGAAACTACTGATGGAAGAAAGACCAGAAGCTATTCACTTAAAGAACAATCAAAATAGTGAGACCATACTACACTTTTGTGTTAAAAGTAACACTAATTTGACGACTCTTAAGCTATTGGTAGACAGGTTGGTGCTTGCAGGGACTTCAACCCCAAATCCTATCTTTATCGACTCCAAGGACAATGATGGCAACACAGTTTTGCACCTACTTGCAGAAATGGGAAAAATTAAG ATTGTAAACTATTTACTGCAGAGTAATAATATAAGAATCGATATAGATGCCTTAAACAACAAGGGCCTGAAAGCCTTAAATCTGTTATCTCAAGTTGAGAGGAATGATCTAGAAATTGGGTATTATAATTACTTTGAACAGACCAAAGAGCTCACGGATGGAACTATTACGAGATATATCCAGATatattatgcagatgcataa